From the Hevea brasiliensis isolate MT/VB/25A 57/8 chromosome 15, ASM3005281v1, whole genome shotgun sequence genome, one window contains:
- the LOC110673463 gene encoding ATP synthase gamma chain, chloroplastic, protein MFCSNLTSWVSPNPSKPNTYAFSFQFQSNPFRHLAQVPPPYNTFSQSSLYTQIRCGLRELKGRINTVKSAQKITEAMKLVAAAKIRRAQEAVINSRPFTEALLEMLYIINEQLQLEDIDVPLTNVRSVRKVALVVVTGDRGLCGGFNNAVLKKVETRIMELEKLGLDYSVISVGRKGNAYFKRRPKISVERFIEGGSFPTAKEAQLIADEVFSLFVSEEVDKVELVYTKFVSLVKSDPVIHTLLPLSRRGEVCDMNGNCVDAADDEFFRLTSKEGKLAIERESVRTKKEGFSPLLQFEQDPIQILDAMMPLYLNSHVLRALQESLASELAARMNSMSNATDNAVDLKKNLSIAYNRERQAKITGEILEIVAGAEALTELE, encoded by the coding sequence ATGTTCTGTTCCAATCTAACCTCGTGGGTTTCCCCAAATCCTTCAAAACCTAACACATATGCATTTTCTTTTCAATTCCAATCAAACCCATTTCGCCATTTAGCCCAAGTGCCCCCTCCATACAATACCTTCTCTCAATCTTCATTATATACTCAGATTCGTTGTGGTCTTCGCGAGTTAAAAGGTCGGATTAATACTGTCAAAAGCGCCCAGAAGATTACTGAGGCAATGAAACTAGTTGCAGCTGCTAAGATCCGAAGAGCTCAAGAAGCTGTTATCAACAGCAGACCCTTTACTGAAGCCCTCCTTGAAATGCTTTATATCATCAACGAACAGCTCCAATTGGAAGATATTGATGTTCCATTAACGAATGTTAGGTCTGTAAGGAAAGTAGCACTTGTTGTTGTTACTGGTGATAGAGGCCTTTGTGGTGGTTTTAACAATGCAGTGCTAAAAAAGGTTGAGACCCGGATTATGGAATTGGAAAAACTGGGGTTAGATTACTCTGTGATTAGTGTGGGCAGGAAGGGTAATGCCTATTTTAAGCGTAGACCTAAGATTTCCGTCGAAAGATTTATTGAGGGAGGGAGTTTTCCCACAGCTAAAGAGGCTCAACTGATTGCTGATGAAGTATTTTCACTGTTTGTCAGTGAAGAGGTTGATAAGGTAGAGCTTGTGTATACTAAGTTTGTGTCTTTGGTGAAGTCTGACCCGGTGATTCATACGCTGTTGCCATTGTCACGTAGAGGAGAGGTTTGCGATATGAATGGGAATTGTGTTGATGCTGCAGATGATGAGTTCTTTAGGTTGACCAGTAAGGAAGGGAAGTTGGCTATTGAGAGGGAGAGTGTAAGAACAAAGAAGGAGGGATTTTCACCTCTTTTGCAGTTTGAGCAAGATCCAATTCAGATTCTTGATGCTATGATGCCTCTCTATCTAAATAGTCATGTTTTGAGGGCACTGCAGGAGTCATTGGCTAGTGAGCTTGCAGCAAGGATGAATTCCATGAGTAACGCAACAGATAATGCAGTTGATTTGAAAAAGAATCTTTCTATTGCATACAATCGGGAAAGACAAGCAAAAATTACAGGGGAAATACTGGAGATTGTAGCTGGAGCAGAGGCACTAACGGAATTAGAGTAA
- the LOC110673468 gene encoding heterodimeric geranylgeranyl pyrophosphate synthase small subunit, chloroplastic-like — MSETITVIVFSLFHLSSQTTPPQLPLPPPSSPPPLMAGALSSIIHANPRARAFSTSNPNHPLLSRRPTALAMSTTDQSYWSSIHADIETHLKQAIPIRPPLVVFEPMHHLTFIAPQTSAPALCIAACELVGGHRDQAMAAASALRLMHASASTHENLPLTDRPNTRQTVDHTFGPNIELLIADGMISFGFELVAQTNDPDQNNSVRVLQAIIEISRAMGSQGVMEGQYNESQYGESDGKKLFHAAWLHNVCKKKEGALHACAGACGAILGGGSEEEIEKLRRYGLYVGMIQGIFNRFERNEWSWKEVNELRDLALKELKDFNQAKVKTISRLVETKLCNV, encoded by the coding sequence ATGTCAGAGACCATCACAGTCATTGTATTTTCCCTCTTTCATCTTTCTTCACAAACAACGCCTCCACAACTTCCTCTTCCTCCTCCCTCCTCTCCACCACCACTCATGGCCGGAGCTCTCTCTTCCATCATCCATGCCAATCCTAGAGCTCGTGCTTTCTCCACATCCAACCCTAATCACCCATTATTGTCTCGTAGACCTACGGCACTTGCCATGTCCACTACTGACCAGTCTTATTGGAGCTCCATACATGCTGACATCGAGACCCATCTCAAGCAGGCCATTCCAATAAGGCCACCGCTAGTTGTCTTCGAGCCCATGCATCATCTCACCTTCATCGCCCCGCAAACCTCCGCTCCCGCCTTGTGTATCGCCGCTTGTGAGCTCGTTGGTGGTCACCGTGACCAAGCCATGGCTGCAGCATCCGCTCTACGGCTTATGCATGCTTCTGCTTCCACTCATGAGAACCTCCCGTTGACAGACAGGCCCAATACCAGGCAAACGGTCGACCATACCTTTGGGCCGAACATTGAGCTTCTCATAGCAGATGGAATGATATCATTCGGGTTTGAGTTGGTAGCTCAGACCAACGACCCAGATCAAAATAATTCGGTTCGGGTTTTGCAGGCGATCATTGAGATCTCACGCGCCATGGGTTCACAAGGTGTGATGGAAGGGCAATATAATGAATCACAATATGGAGAATCCGACGGTAAGAAATTATTCCACGCGGCATGGCTTCATAATGTATGTAAAAAGAAAGAAGGTGCATTACATGCGTGTGCGGGCGCATGTGGTGCAATATTAGGCGGCGGAAGTGAGGAAGAAATAGAAAAATTGAGAAGATACGGTTTATATGTAGGCATGATACAAGGAATATTTAATAGATTTGAAAGAAACGAGTGGTCATGGAAGGAGGTGAATGAGCTAAGAGATTTGGCCCTTAAAGAATTGAAAGATTTCAATCAAGCAAAGGTTAAAACTATTTCTAGGCTTGTTGAGACCAAGTTATGTAATGTGTAG
- the LOC110673402 gene encoding protein S40-4 yields the protein MDNRYNLIRQGSGLWRSLRDGDFEEEEVWDVLRERKDSGSKYGKSIESSFSVPRNLPSAGRMIPRATRSGSSSNNSSHGTKVVQQSAPVNIPGWSKFYKKKSKKASKNPSSLDDDDDDQESDGDDCHGVMNEDNDDEFEEDSDYHYKLPPHELIATRLARSQISSFSVFEGVGRTLKGRDLSKVRNAVLTKTGFLESP from the coding sequence ATGGATAATAGGTATAATTTAATAAGGCAGGGCAGCGGTTTGTGGAGATCCCTAAGAGATGGAGACTTCGAAGAAGAGGAGGTTTGGGATGTTCTAAGAGAAAGAAAAGATTCAGGTTCCAAGTATGGCAAATCAATAGAATCCTCATTTTCTGTTCCAAGAAACCTCCCTTCTGCTGGGAGAATGATCCCAAGAGCTACAAGAAGTGGCAGCAGCAGCAACAATTCCTCTCATGGAACCAAAGTAGTGCAGCAATCAGCACCTGTCAACATTCCTGGCTGGTCAAAATTTTACAAAAAGAAGTCAAAGAAAGCTTCCAAGAATCCTAGTTCattggatgatgatgatgatgatcaaGAATCAGATGGTGATGATTGTCATGGGGTTATGAATGAAGATAATGATGATGAATTTGAAGAAGATAGTGATTACCATTATAAATTGCCCCCACATGAGCTCATTGCCACAAGGCTAGCAAGGAGCCAGATTTCCTCATTTTCTGTTTTTGAAGGAGTTGGCAGGACCCTCAAAGGTAGGGATCTTAGTAAAGTTAGAAATGCTGTGTTGACCAAAACTGGGTTTCTTGAATCACCATGA